The Catharus ustulatus isolate bCatUst1 chromosome 13, bCatUst1.pri.v2, whole genome shotgun sequence genome includes a window with the following:
- the EMC3 gene encoding ER membrane protein complex subunit 3: protein MSEPELLLDSNIRLWVVLPIVFITFFVGMIRHYVSILLQSDKRLTQEQVSDSQVLIRSRVLRENGKYIPKQSFLSRKYFFNNPEDGFFKKTKRKVVPPSPMTDPTMLTDMMKGNVTNVLPMILIGGWINMTFSGFVTTKVPFPLTLRFKPMLQQGIELLTLDASWVSSASWYFLNVFGLRSIYTLILGQDNAADQSRVMQEQMTGAAMAMPADTNKAFKTEWEALELTDHQWALEDVEEELMAKDLHFEGMFKEELQTSIF, encoded by the exons ATGAGCGAGCCCGAGCTGCTGCTGGACTCCAACATCCGGCTATGGGTGGTGCTGCCCATCGTCTTCATCACCTTCTTTGTGGGCATGATCCGGCACTACGTGTCCATCCTGCTCCAGAGCGACAAGCGCCTCACGCAGGAGCAGGTGTCCGACAG CCAAGTCCTGATCCGGAGCAGAGTCCTTcgggaaaatggaaaatacattcCAAAGCAG tCTTTCTTGTCCcggaaatatttttttaataacccCGAGGATggattttttaagaaaacaaaaagaaaggtaGTGCCTCCTTCACCAATGACAG ATCCTACCATGCTGACAGATATGATGAAAGGGAATGTAACCAATGTTCTGCCTATGATCCTCATTGGTGGTTGGATCAACATGACATTTTCAGGATTTGTCACAA CAAAGGTCCCATTTCCTCTGACGCTGCGTTTTAAGCCaatgctgcagcagggaattgAGCTGCTCACTTTAGATGCATCCTG GGTGAGCTCTGCTTCCTGGTACTTCTTGAATGTGTTTGGACTCAGAAGCATTTATACTCTCATCCTGGGCCAAGATAATG CTGCAGATCAGTCCAGGGTGATGCAAGAACAAATGACAGGGGCAGCAATGGCCATGCCAGCAGATACTAACAAAGCATTTAAG ACGGAATGGGAAGCCTTAGAATTGACAGATCATCAGTGGGCCTTAGAAGATGTAGAAGAAGAGCTCATGGCAAAAGACCTCCATTTTGAAGGCATGTTTAAGGAAGAACTTCAGACCTCCATCTTCTGA